The following are from one region of the Pocillopora verrucosa isolate sample1 chromosome 3, ASM3666991v2, whole genome shotgun sequence genome:
- the LOC131794298 gene encoding probable D-lactate dehydrogenase, mitochondrial isoform X2, giving the protein MASIFRASLRPFFRAVDQTFFPRSCPGRWKSASSQAQVSYAGINDDIRGAFEQIVSGKNVSSAMVVREQHGKDESHHKCHPADLVVWPTNREQVIQVAKLCNDYCIPLIPFGSGTGLEGGVVAKKGGVSVDMTKMNEILEVNAEDFDVTVQAGVTRNQLNNYVRDTGLWFPVDPGADASLGGMASTSASGTNAVRYGTMRENVMNLEVVLADGRVVNTAGEGRRTRKTSAGYNLTNLFVGSEGTLGIITKVTLRLYGIPESTASGVSSFSDVKSAVDAVVEILQSGIPMARIEFLDDVQIDACNKFSGLNYPVTPTLFLEFQGSENGVKEQASVAGEIIESNGGSKFQWATEIEERNKLWKARHNAWYADMALRPGCKGVSTDVCVPISRLPEIIVETKEDIMASNLIAPIVGHVGDGNFHCVLPLDMGCEEEVRKAKGFIDRLARRALAMGGTCTGEHGVGCGKQALLPEEIGATGVQVMKDIKNLFDPNGIMNPGKVFI; this is encoded by the exons atggcttCAATTTTTCGGGCTTCTCTCCGCCCGTTTTTTCGAGCTGTTGATCAAACATTCTTTCCAAGAAGCTGTCCCGGGCGTTGGAAATCTGCATCGTCACAAGCTCAG GTTAGTTATGCAGGCATCAATGATGACATAAGAGGAGCCTTTGAGCAAATAGTAAgtggaaaaaatgtttcatcTGCAATGGTTGTAAGGGAACAACATGGGAAAGATGAATCACACCACAAATGTCATCCTGCGGATCTTGTTGTGTGGCCAACTAACAGAGAACAAGTCATCCAAGTGGCCAAGCTCTGTAATGATTATTGTATTCCATTGATTCCTTTTGGATCTGGAACAGGCCTGGAGGGAGGTGTTGTTGCAAAAAAG gGTGGTGTCAGTGTTGACATgacaaaaatgaatgaaattctTGAGGTGAATGCAGAAGATTTTGATGTCACAGTACAAGCAGGTGTTACAAGGAATCAGCTAAACAATTATGTGAGGGACACAGGGCTGTGGTTTCCTGTTG ATCCAGGAGCAGATGCCAGTTTGGGTGGTATGGCATCAACAAGTGCATCTGGAACAAATGCAGTCAG GTATGGAACCATGAGAGAGAATGTTATGAACTTGGAAGTAGTTTTAGCAGATGGAAGAGTTGTCAATACTGCTGGAGAAGGGCGGAGAACTAG AAAGACATCCGCTGGATATAACCTTACAAACTTGTTTGTGGGTTCTGAGGGTACCTTGGGAATTATCACAAAAGTGACACTAAGGTTGTATGGGATACCAGAATCG ACAGCTTCGGGAGTGTCATCATTTTCTGACGTCAAGTCAGCTGTGGATGCTGTGGTAGAAATTCTACAGAGTGGCATTCCCATGGCTCGTATTG AGTTTCTTGATGATGTGCAGATTGATGCTTGTAACAAGTTCTCAGGACTGAATTACCCTGTAACTCCAACACTGTTCTTGGAGTTTCAAGGGTCAGAGAATGGGGTCAAGGAGCAAGCCTCTGTCGCAG GTGAGATTATTGAAAGTAATGGTGGGTCTAAGTTCCAGTGGGCCACAGAAATtgaagagagaaataaattgTGGAAGGCACGACACAATGCATGGTATGCTGACATGGCTCTTAGACCTGGTTGTAAG GGAGTATCAACAGATGTCTGTGTACCCATCTCACGACTGCCAGAGATTATCGTGGAAACTAAAGAAGATATCATGGCTTCTAACTTAATTG CTCCAATTGTTGGACATGTGGGAGATGGAAATTTCCACTGTGTATTGCCTCTTGACATGGGATGTGAAGAGGAAGTGCGGAAAGCGAAAGGTTTTATTGATAGACTAGCCAG ACGAGCCCTTGCCATGGGAGGCACGTGTACTGGAGAACATGGTGTTGGGTGTGGCAAGCAAGCTCTGTTACCTGAAGAGATTGGTGCAACGGGTGTGCAAGTCATGAAAGACATAAAGAACTTGTTCGACCCGAATGGGATTATGAACCCTGGAAAAGTATTCATATAA
- the LOC131794215 gene encoding neurocan core protein has translation MTLISPDDHLTAGAWAACGYIENLDLTNLRENNQIVRYVKGYFKPKGATNCEKKITCLRSKLVEYKSKKHSFHYLNATRISDEFPVQNFDECCFKCVQDSTCLSVNVASSFDKSKLFWCEMMASDKYVSSKSFQENSTSHHFSIMTPCLAEPCKNGGMCKPNYGDGYYECQCLIGSKGKNCHEDVCSLTDGWKKFNLSCYKFFNVKTKWDKAKQHCSDLGSILVTIHSLEENQFVASLAPTNTTIWIGASDTVLEGTWVWLDGENWGGYANWGGSNPNNSRGKENCALTVNGKWNDVDCNLSRTYVCKTKN, from the exons atgactcttatttcgccagatgatcatctcacagctggagcttgggctgcctgtggttatatcgaaaacctcgatttaacTAATTTGCGGGAAAATAACCAGATTGTTCGTTATGTCAAGG GTTACTTCAAGCCTAAAGGCGCTACCAACTGCGAAAAGAAAATAACGTGTCTTCGTTCTAAACTAGTTGAGTACAAAAGTAAGAAG CACAGCTTCCATTATTTAAACGCAACAAGAATTTCCGATGAATTCCCTGTGCAAAATTTCGACGAGTGTTGCTTTAAATGTGTACAGGACTCGACTTGCCTCTCTGTGAATGTGGCAAGTTCTTTTGACAAAAGCAAACTGTTTTGGTGCGAGATGATGGCGTCTGATAAATATGTCAGTTCGAAAAGCTTTCAAGAAAACTCAACTTCGCATCACTTTTCCATCATG acacCATGTCTTGCAGAACCGTGTAAAAATGGGGGGATGTGCAAGCCGAACTATGGCGATGGATACTACGAATGTCAATGTCTAATAGGTTCCAAGGGAAAGAACTGTCATGAAG ACGTCTGCAGCCTGACAGACGGGTGGAAAAAGTTCAACCTGTCGTGCTATAAGTTTTTTAACGTCAAAACAAAGTGGGACAAAGCAAAGCAGCATTGTTCGGATTTGGGTTCCATATTGGTTACAATTCATTCTCTTGAAGAGAATCAGTTTGTCGCCTCTTTAGCTCCTACTAATACGACCATTTGGATTGGAGCTAGTGACACTGTCCTAGAGGGAACCTGGGTCTGGCTGGACGGTGAAAACTGGGGCGGATATGCAAACTGGGGTGGAAGTAATCCCAATAATAGCAGAGGTAAAGAAAACTGTGCGTTGACCGTAAATGGCAAGTGGAATGATGTAGACTGCAATTTGTCACGTACCTACGTCTGTAAGAcgaagaactga
- the LOC131794299 gene encoding uncharacterized protein: MDETSAERANENTGKQRNNAGPLPKILYDLFLNCLCARSAATLPKWQCCWPSGPELKAAGFPKPRGGITRRERFKSWAERMDVRFDAEANCHVLVYKRTGKIIIPMEEFQTVVRKVHSMGHYDARKTFSMIQEKYTVGHRDFGIDKSIISVVVETCPNCLMKEKLTNGLRNGDNCQLEHERLSPVTYNGKFLSDAKSMVANAPDSKCIWFDKSVLTDNQDFNSKLRGLINELRGELGAVLRGSRDARDRLLKKISITQFVINEHKSSSQQSTEIPEYNQKFIDDMKSLLESYRIQGREKLFLADMELLAGAYKTAGYTDLFLQSVEALIRSLVSR; the protein is encoded by the exons ATGGATGAAACATCTGCAGAAAGGGCAAATGAGAACACtggtaaacaaagaaacaacgCGGGACCGTTACCAAAGATTCTTTACGACTTGTTTCTGAATTGTCTTTGCGCGCGTTCCGCAGCCACCCTCCCTAAGTGGCAATGTTGTTGGCCCAGCGGACCCGAATTAAAAGCGGCGGGTTTTCCGAAACCCAGAGGTGGAATAACAAGACGAGAAAGGTTTAAAAGCTGGGCTGAACGCATGGATGTACGCTTTGACGCCGAAGCAAACTGTCATGTACTCGTTTATAAGAGAACTGGAAAGATTATTATACCAATGGAAGAGTTTCAAACAGTGGTGCGGAAAGTTCATTCGATGGGACATTACGATGCAAGGAAAACCTTTTCTATG ATACAAGAAAAATACACAGTGGGCCACAGAGACTTTGGAATTGACAAAAGTATTATCAGTGTTGTAGTAGAAACATGTCCTAACTGccttatgaaagaaaaacttacaaatgGACTCAGAAATGGTGATAATTGTCAACTGGAACATGAAAGACTTTCCCCAGTAACTTACAATGGGAAGTTTTTAAGTGATGCAAAATCAATGGTTGCCAATGCTCCTGATAGCAAGTGCATATGGTTTGATAAATCAG tCCTCACAGATAATCAAGATTTTAACAGTAAACTTAGAGGTTTGATTAATGAACTGAGAGGAGAGTTAGGAGCTGTTCTGAGAGGAAGCAGAGATGCAAGGGATAGACTTTTAAAAA aAATATCCATCACACAATTCGTTATCAATGAACACAAAAGTTCATCACAGCAATCTACAGAAATACCGGAATATAatcaaaaatttattgatgacATGAAATCTCTACTAGAAAGCTACAGAATTCAAGGTAGAGAAAAGCTGTTTCTCGCCGATATGGAACTTCTTGCCGGAGCCTACAAAACAGCAGGCTATACGGACTTGTTTCTCCAAAGTGTGGAGGCACTCATACGTTCATTGGTATCCAGATGA
- the LOC131794298 gene encoding probable D-lactate dehydrogenase, mitochondrial isoform X1: MASIFRASLRPFFRAVDQTFFPRSCPGRWKSASSQAQVSYAGINDDIRGAFEQIVSGKNVSSAMVVREQHGKDESHHKCHPADLVVWPTNREQVIQVAKLCNDYCIPLIPFGSGTGLEGGVVAKKGGVSVDMTKMNEILEVNAEDFDVTVQAGVTRNQLNNYVRDTGLWFPVDPGADASLGGMASTSASGTNAVRYGTMRENVMNLEVVLADGRVVNTAGEGRRTRKTSAGYNLTNLFVGSEGTLGIITKVTLRLYGIPESTASGVSSFSDVKSAVDAVVEILQSGIPMARIEFLDDVQIDACNKFSGLNYPVTPTLFLEFQGSENGVKEQASVAGEIIESNGGSKFQWATEIEERNKLWKARHNAWYADMALRPGCKGVSTDVCVPISRLPEIIVETKEDIMASNLIAPIVGHVGDGNFHCFIPVKPDDEEELRVAKEFTLRLGRRALAMGGTCTGEHGVGCGKQALLPEEIGATGVQVMKDIKNLFDPNGIMNPGKVFI; encoded by the exons atggcttCAATTTTTCGGGCTTCTCTCCGCCCGTTTTTTCGAGCTGTTGATCAAACATTCTTTCCAAGAAGCTGTCCCGGGCGTTGGAAATCTGCATCGTCACAAGCTCAG GTTAGTTATGCAGGCATCAATGATGACATAAGAGGAGCCTTTGAGCAAATAGTAAgtggaaaaaatgtttcatcTGCAATGGTTGTAAGGGAACAACATGGGAAAGATGAATCACACCACAAATGTCATCCTGCGGATCTTGTTGTGTGGCCAACTAACAGAGAACAAGTCATCCAAGTGGCCAAGCTCTGTAATGATTATTGTATTCCATTGATTCCTTTTGGATCTGGAACAGGCCTGGAGGGAGGTGTTGTTGCAAAAAAG gGTGGTGTCAGTGTTGACATgacaaaaatgaatgaaattctTGAGGTGAATGCAGAAGATTTTGATGTCACAGTACAAGCAGGTGTTACAAGGAATCAGCTAAACAATTATGTGAGGGACACAGGGCTGTGGTTTCCTGTTG ATCCAGGAGCAGATGCCAGTTTGGGTGGTATGGCATCAACAAGTGCATCTGGAACAAATGCAGTCAG GTATGGAACCATGAGAGAGAATGTTATGAACTTGGAAGTAGTTTTAGCAGATGGAAGAGTTGTCAATACTGCTGGAGAAGGGCGGAGAACTAG AAAGACATCCGCTGGATATAACCTTACAAACTTGTTTGTGGGTTCTGAGGGTACCTTGGGAATTATCACAAAAGTGACACTAAGGTTGTATGGGATACCAGAATCG ACAGCTTCGGGAGTGTCATCATTTTCTGACGTCAAGTCAGCTGTGGATGCTGTGGTAGAAATTCTACAGAGTGGCATTCCCATGGCTCGTATTG AGTTTCTTGATGATGTGCAGATTGATGCTTGTAACAAGTTCTCAGGACTGAATTACCCTGTAACTCCAACACTGTTCTTGGAGTTTCAAGGGTCAGAGAATGGGGTCAAGGAGCAAGCCTCTGTCGCAG GTGAGATTATTGAAAGTAATGGTGGGTCTAAGTTCCAGTGGGCCACAGAAATtgaagagagaaataaattgTGGAAGGCACGACACAATGCATGGTATGCTGACATGGCTCTTAGACCTGGTTGTAAG GGAGTATCAACAGATGTCTGTGTACCCATCTCACGACTGCCAGAGATTATCGTGGAAACTAAAGAAGATATCATGGCTTCTAACTTAATTG CCCCTATTGTTGGGCACGTGGGCGATGGAAACTTCCATTGTTTTATTCCCGTAAAACCGGATGACGAGGAAGAACTCCGGGTAGCGAAGGAATTCACCCTCAGATTAGGAAG ACGAGCCCTTGCCATGGGAGGCACGTGTACTGGAGAACATGGTGTTGGGTGTGGCAAGCAAGCTCTGTTACCTGAAGAGATTGGTGCAACGGGTGTGCAAGTCATGAAAGACATAAAGAACTTGTTCGACCCGAATGGGATTATGAACCCTGGAAAAGTATTCATATAA